Proteins from a single region of Candidatus Woesearchaeota archaeon:
- a CDS encoding S8 family serine peptidase, whose translation MKYEIYWDRVAILVGFVALGGLFGWGFFFNGELTEFGDSNLVGYVILEQGVRVSTEKMDAALVQEIQNGETQPRVIVVLEEPGFQEQEEFLENLAEEVDILDVSHTEVSPEVVEQHHQEELSRESDNAAEFIVTQKSEAQAFIAGEIKDPITLVELTKSENVAKIVLDYPVELTLDESAPMIGINTLLNFSTNLTRHGEMRSVCVIDTGIDYTHAALGSCSPVAYQLDGNTVNGSGIIESEHPYNDSLEKVWQVTMPGFDRIAIHFSNITLEPIENGVDTLDRIYVYDGLNQTVAIYKSTARDIWTPSVEGDTIYVKLISDSSVTGYGFYVDQAINGTTQTTMNWSNCSLVRGGWDTFNNDVNPIDDHGHGTHVAGIIASQDATYKGISPYSSLVAVKALDSQGSGYASDVLAGLEWCTSNAQRYNISAISMSLGCGGQSCVHYQTYCNNDVLASSINKAVGRNISVFIAAGNNGWSDGISNPSCIQNVTPVGGVNANNEMVFNRGTILDVVAPATQIMSTSLNGAWASLSGTSMATPHAAAVSVVLRDFYQKAYGITLLPDQLEALLATKGKSIIDSASSRTYHRLDVRNATKPTVEWISPSPVNSSTLVSSSVIFNVSSDVPFAVVTLEQLSLNQSYPNMTYNSTGNNNTHYWYSFTLTNISEGLRQFHFYGIDLLNQTSISEQREVWVNLSIIPLVVHVPENNSYHRQNVSLEINVTDVADLKYYVFNQSRNIVLNYTNGSMARGMLRTSFGPLGEGNYTLLINASDSEGNQIGLDEKTFKVDTMLPQITVTSLLTANKNNAFSVTFVVNETNLNTSSLRFHTNITGNWSNNTVIEAQGYTFNASQLQQEKRVYYEIFATDLAKNSNSTGLLYVDVVSPASLILSPANATVIELGSLLSYSSQVNLTGNYTTTWSFGEGIISANGSGSYEYQKTGRYDLLLNASNGSTSLSDRRVVIVNDTTHPTLGETKYLAEVHLQRDVVQLIEVNARDNSGISTISFALDGNLQNGAGCSTLNKAMSCTLQLSDLRSGAHVLNISVVDNAVVPHTLTSSYSFNVISCTDTIQNGNEAGVDCGGSCSNSCVSLEAQKSDQAQPTLTATNDAAAATPTTQTQARPVNWTGDLKEENLSSKQIVLMIVWGVIAILSLVYAIFVRRK comes from the coding sequence CATCAGGAAGAATTGAGCAGAGAAAGTGACAACGCAGCCGAGTTTATTGTAACACAGAAAAGTGAAGCACAAGCGTTTATTGCAGGTGAAATAAAAGATCCAATAACACTGGTAGAACTTACTAAAAGTGAGAATGTTGCCAAAATAGTATTAGATTATCCTGTTGAATTAACTCTTGATGAATCAGCGCCAATGATTGGAATAAACACATTGTTAAATTTTTCAACCAATCTCACACGACATGGTGAAATGAGAAGTGTATGTGTTATTGATACTGGTATTGATTATACGCATGCAGCATTGGGGAGTTGTAGTCCCGTCGCTTATCAGCTTGATGGAAACACCGTTAACGGATCTGGAATTATTGAGTCTGAACATCCTTACAATGATTCACTCGAGAAGGTATGGCAAGTAACGATGCCTGGTTTTGATCGGATTGCAATTCATTTTTCCAATATCACCCTTGAGCCTATTGAAAATGGTGTTGATACATTAGATCGAATTTATGTGTATGATGGACTAAATCAAACTGTTGCAATCTATAAATCAACAGCGCGCGATATCTGGACACCAAGTGTTGAGGGGGATACAATATATGTGAAGTTAATAAGTGATAGTTCAGTTACGGGATATGGATTCTATGTAGATCAAGCAATTAATGGGACAACGCAAACAACGATGAATTGGAGTAATTGTTCTCTCGTACGGGGCGGATGGGACACGTTTAATAATGATGTTAATCCTATCGATGATCATGGTCACGGCACACATGTAGCAGGAATTATCGCGTCGCAAGATGCCACCTATAAAGGGATTTCGCCTTATAGTTCTTTGGTTGCGGTGAAAGCATTGGATAGCCAAGGATCAGGATATGCGTCTGATGTGCTTGCGGGATTAGAGTGGTGCACCAGTAATGCACAGAGATATAACATTAGCGCGATTAGTATGAGTTTGGGATGCGGTGGACAAAGTTGTGTTCATTATCAAACATATTGCAATAATGACGTATTAGCATCTTCAATTAACAAAGCGGTGGGGAGAAATATTTCTGTATTTATTGCTGCAGGCAATAATGGGTGGAGTGATGGGATTTCAAATCCTAGTTGTATTCAAAATGTAACGCCAGTAGGTGGTGTTAATGCAAATAATGAAATGGTGTTTAACCGAGGAACGATTCTTGATGTTGTTGCTCCCGCAACTCAAATTATGTCGACTTCTCTTAATGGAGCATGGGCATCATTGAGTGGAACGTCAATGGCTACCCCTCATGCTGCGGCAGTGAGTGTTGTGTTACGCGACTTTTATCAAAAAGCATACGGCATTACACTTCTCCCCGATCAACTGGAGGCTCTTCTTGCAACGAAAGGGAAGAGTATTATTGATAGCGCATCATCACGCACATATCATCGATTAGATGTTCGCAACGCGACAAAGCCAACAGTAGAATGGATCTCGCCAAGTCCAGTTAACTCATCTACATTAGTATCATCATCGGTAATATTTAATGTGAGCAGCGATGTGCCATTTGCTGTGGTAACTTTAGAACAGCTTTCATTAAATCAAAGTTACCCAAATATGACTTACAATAGCACAGGAAATAATAATACCCATTATTGGTATAGTTTTACATTAACCAATATTTCTGAAGGGTTGAGACAGTTTCATTTCTATGGAATAGATTTACTTAATCAAACTAGCATAAGCGAACAGCGCGAGGTTTGGGTTAATTTATCGATCATTCCTCTCGTTGTTCACGTACCTGAAAATAATAGTTATCACCGTCAGAATGTGTCTTTGGAGATTAATGTTACAGATGTAGCAGACTTAAAGTATTATGTGTTTAATCAGTCAAGAAATATTGTGTTGAATTATACTAATGGATCTATGGCTAGGGGAATGCTACGAACATCATTTGGCCCATTAGGAGAGGGAAATTATACTTTGCTAATTAATGCAAGTGATAGTGAAGGTAATCAAATAGGATTAGATGAAAAAACATTCAAAGTCGATACTATGCTCCCTCAAATTACGGTTACATCACTGCTTACTGCTAATAAAAATAATGCGTTTAGTGTTACATTTGTGGTGAACGAAACTAATCTGAATACGAGTTCTTTACGTTTCCATACTAATATAACAGGGAATTGGAGCAATAACACTGTTATAGAAGCACAGGGATATACGTTTAATGCGTCCCAATTGCAACAAGAGAAAAGAGTGTATTATGAAATTTTCGCGACTGATTTAGCAAAGAATAGTAATTCCACTGGGTTGCTTTATGTTGATGTTGTTAGCCCTGCTTCTTTAATACTATCTCCTGCAAATGCCACGGTCATTGAGCTTGGAAGTCTTCTTAGTTATAGTTCGCAGGTTAATCTTACTGGAAATTATACCACTACCTGGTCTTTTGGTGAGGGGATAATTTCTGCGAATGGAAGCGGATCATATGAGTATCAAAAGACAGGGAGATATGATTTACTTTTGAATGCATCGAATGGTTCAACCTCGTTGAGTGATCGCCGAGTGGTAATTGTAAATGATACCACTCATCCTACTTTAGGAGAGACAAAGTATCTTGCCGAAGTTCATTTGCAGCGGGATGTTGTTCAACTTATAGAAGTGAATGCAAGGGATAATTCAGGAATCTCTACGATTTCGTTTGCTCTTGATGGAAATTTGCAAAATGGCGCCGGATGCAGTACTTTAAATAAAGCGATGAGTTGCACATTGCAGCTCTCTGATTTACGTAGCGGAGCTCATGTTCTTAACATTAGTGTTGTTGATAATGCTGTAGTGCCACATACTCTAACTTCATCCTATTCATTTAATGTGATTTCATGTACTGACACAATTCAAAATGGGAATGAAGCTGGTGTTGATTGCGGAGGATCTTGTTCAAACTCATGCGTTTCTTTAGAGGCACAAAAATCAGATCAAGCGCAACCTACTCTTACGGCAACCAATGACGCTGCTGCTGCTACGCCAACAACACAAACACAGGCACGACCAGTGAATTGGACTGGCGATTTGAAAGAGGAAAATCTAAGTTCAAAACAGATCGTATTGATGATCGTATGGGGAGTTATTGCAATTTTAAGTTTAGTCTATGCGATTTTTGTGAGACGAAAATAA
- a CDS encoding YbaK/EbsC family protein — MESISALEIETENVASAQKIIQKHQLEAEVIMHEHMEVIGVDAHIALHGGTQEELLKCLCFMSKGRPLAVLASGEVKINCKKVERVSGMKDIRMATRDELMTHFGCVPGGAGALTIPDSVALFADTKLFEKKIVVGSAGSPHAGLKIKPTEILKVRKVVVDDFAKEG; from the coding sequence ATGGAAAGTATATCAGCTTTAGAGATTGAAACAGAAAATGTTGCCAGTGCACAGAAAATCATTCAAAAACACCAATTGGAGGCAGAAGTGATTATGCATGAACACATGGAAGTAATCGGAGTTGATGCCCATATTGCATTACATGGTGGTACTCAGGAGGAATTACTAAAATGTTTGTGCTTCATGTCTAAAGGTCGACCACTTGCAGTTCTGGCATCAGGTGAAGTGAAGATCAATTGTAAGAAAGTGGAAAGAGTAAGTGGCATGAAGGATATACGCATGGCAACTCGTGACGAACTGATGACACATTTTGGTTGTGTGCCTGGTGGTGCCGGAGCTTTAACGATTCCAGACTCAGTTGCACTTTTTGCAGATACAAAATTGTTTGAGAAAAAGATTGTTGTTGGTTCGGCAGGTTCGCCGCACGCTGGACTAAAGATTAAACCAACAGAGATTTTGAAAGTGCGAAAAGTTGTGGTTGATGATTTCGCGAAGGAGGGATAG
- a CDS encoding Lrp/AsnC family transcriptional regulator, giving the protein MKDISSKIIHLFKVGYCTPQISQIAKKIKEPSTTIHYNIKKLEKEGAIKSYKAVFDYKKIDEGFCVFVLISLSPDEYGNPEKIAQDLAKHPQIESVDICTGDWELILKVRAKNQDEYYEFTKNVISRKGIIKIKSLTSLKQVKTEFVEI; this is encoded by the coding sequence ATGAAAGACATTTCCTCTAAAATAATTCATCTGTTCAAAGTGGGCTACTGCACACCACAGATATCTCAAATTGCTAAAAAGATCAAAGAACCCTCAACAACTATTCATTATAACATCAAAAAACTTGAAAAAGAAGGCGCAATTAAAAGCTACAAAGCAGTCTTTGATTACAAAAAAATTGATGAGGGTTTCTGCGTCTTTGTCTTAATCAGCCTTTCTCCGGATGAATACGGCAATCCCGAAAAAATAGCGCAGGACCTTGCTAAACATCCTCAGATTGAATCGGTTGATATCTGTACGGGTGATTGGGAGTTGATTCTCAAAGTGCGCGCCAAAAACCAAGATGAGTATTATGAATTTACTAAGAATGTAATCTCACGTAAAGGTATTATCAAAATAAAATCATTAACCTCATTAAAACAAGTTAAAACCGAATTTGTCGAGATTTGA
- the smc gene encoding chromosome segregation protein SMC — MTRINRITIHGFKSFANKTDILLEERFNCILGANGSGKSNIGDALCFVLGRLSAKSMRAEKASNLIFNGGKNKKPASTGTVEIVFSNDEKEFPLDAKEIVITRTIQKDGGSTYYVNNKKKTRTEILDLLAISKINPDGYNIVLQGDITRFVTMTPLERRKIIEEISDVSIYEDKKHKAMLELEKVEEKLNSAEIILKERKTYLKELKKDRDQALEFKQLKDKIDSHKATYIHLQMQDRKAKKEVFDKEVEKHQLKIQDSEKKVNEAKEAIAKLREQVVQINQDIEQKGEKEQVEVHRKIEELKVNIAKEKTRVSTLKDEINKIGQRKEQFRQEARDLEEKADASHGKKKELEQVHKEKAHELKQVEESIAQFKKKNNIESSVELEKGIEERDHKIEEKQEEVQKIRVRQQELLREKDRMEYQLQTVEEKVRKVAEVAKQNKDQITNLQDLKNNFKAATLRLNTCLDQDSSFASQLANARRNVVDAQEKLSKIQAKEMTLQASISNNQALNSILSQKKKFPGVYGTVAELGQVPKKYAPALEAAAAGRMQFIVVDNDQTAAECISFLKANRLGAASFIPLNKIKTQEISGEDKGLLKTPGVHDFAINIISFRAEYKKAFLYVFGNTLIVEDIDVARKVGVGRIKMASLDGNLAEASGVMRGGFNARRESVGFLEKDTVEEREKMEEGVAQLESVIAALEVKREGNMREITSLRTSKAELEAEIIKLEKTLHLETGDLDATTAIKKELSARLLEMDEEINKVQREIVALNKDLGTLKEEKNVLRSQVNELRNPRLLAQLTAFEETRQRLREEMLRLESDAKNMGSQLSQLIAPEQEKMKEIIKQHDKEEAQFKEEIHRLSESVHDQEKVLEQKEKDSKEFYSKYKELFTLREKVSAQITALENDTEKWREQARSSERDVNLVSLQNAEIKAKLAGLEEEFARYPHAVILENKHVDELKQEISKFEVMLGQLSTVNMKALEVYDQIEQEYNKLIEKKESLEKEKTDVMMLMNEIETKKKEQFMKTFEMANEHFGRIFSTLFTKGKAYLELDNPTNPFEDGLSIKVKISGNRFMDLKALSGGEKTLTALSFIFAIQEYQPASFYILDEIDAALDKHNAQLLANLIQAYSDRAQYIVISHNDALISQANTLYGVSMVDGISKVTSLKI, encoded by the coding sequence ATGACGAGAATAAATCGTATTACTATTCATGGGTTTAAGAGCTTTGCCAATAAGACAGATATTCTCTTAGAAGAGAGGTTTAACTGTATTTTAGGGGCGAATGGCTCAGGTAAGTCAAACATAGGCGACGCGTTATGTTTTGTTCTTGGTCGGCTTAGTGCTAAATCGATGCGGGCAGAGAAAGCATCCAATTTGATTTTTAATGGTGGAAAAAATAAGAAACCAGCAAGTACAGGAACAGTGGAGATTGTTTTTTCTAATGATGAAAAAGAATTTCCTCTTGATGCAAAGGAGATAGTTATTACAAGAACTATTCAGAAAGATGGCGGAAGTACATATTATGTTAATAATAAAAAGAAAACTCGTACAGAGATTCTTGATCTGTTAGCTATTTCTAAAATAAATCCAGACGGATATAATATTGTATTGCAAGGAGATATTACCCGTTTTGTGACGATGACTCCATTAGAGAGACGCAAGATTATCGAAGAAATTAGTGATGTCTCTATCTATGAAGATAAAAAACATAAAGCAATGTTGGAGTTAGAAAAAGTAGAAGAAAAGCTCAACAGCGCAGAAATTATTCTTAAAGAACGTAAGACCTATCTTAAAGAGCTTAAGAAGGATCGCGATCAGGCATTGGAGTTTAAACAACTTAAAGATAAAATTGATTCTCATAAAGCCACATATATTCATCTCCAGATGCAAGATCGTAAAGCGAAGAAAGAAGTGTTTGATAAAGAGGTTGAAAAACATCAATTAAAGATTCAAGATTCTGAAAAGAAAGTGAATGAAGCAAAAGAAGCAATTGCCAAATTACGTGAACAGGTGGTTCAAATTAATCAAGACATTGAACAAAAAGGAGAGAAAGAACAAGTAGAAGTGCATCGTAAGATCGAAGAATTAAAAGTTAATATCGCCAAAGAGAAAACACGTGTTTCCACTCTCAAAGATGAGATTAATAAGATTGGTCAACGTAAAGAGCAATTCCGTCAAGAAGCGCGTGATCTTGAAGAAAAAGCTGATGCATCCCATGGTAAAAAGAAAGAATTAGAGCAAGTCCATAAAGAGAAAGCCCATGAGTTAAAACAAGTGGAAGAGAGTATCGCCCAATTCAAAAAGAAAAATAACATTGAATCTTCTGTAGAATTAGAAAAAGGAATTGAAGAACGAGACCATAAAATTGAAGAAAAACAAGAAGAAGTACAAAAGATTCGGGTTCGTCAACAAGAACTGTTACGAGAAAAAGACCGTATGGAGTATCAACTTCAAACAGTTGAAGAAAAAGTGCGCAAAGTTGCGGAAGTTGCTAAGCAAAATAAAGACCAAATTACTAATTTACAGGATCTCAAGAATAATTTTAAAGCGGCAACGCTACGTCTTAATACGTGCTTAGACCAGGACAGTAGTTTTGCATCCCAATTGGCTAATGCCCGACGTAATGTTGTAGATGCGCAAGAAAAACTTTCTAAAATTCAGGCTAAAGAGATGACTCTTCAGGCAAGTATTTCTAATAATCAAGCACTTAATAGTATTTTAAGTCAAAAGAAGAAGTTTCCCGGAGTATATGGAACAGTTGCTGAATTAGGACAAGTTCCTAAAAAATATGCACCTGCGTTAGAAGCAGCAGCAGCAGGTCGGATGCAATTTATTGTTGTTGATAATGACCAAACTGCGGCAGAATGCATCTCGTTTCTTAAAGCGAATAGATTGGGAGCAGCATCATTTATTCCGCTTAATAAAATTAAAACGCAGGAAATTTCGGGGGAAGATAAAGGATTATTAAAAACTCCCGGTGTTCACGATTTTGCAATTAATATTATTTCATTCAGAGCTGAATATAAAAAAGCATTTTTGTATGTTTTTGGCAATACACTCATCGTTGAGGATATTGATGTTGCGCGTAAAGTGGGTGTTGGAAGAATTAAAATGGCATCGCTTGATGGCAACCTTGCTGAAGCTAGCGGCGTAATGCGTGGTGGATTTAATGCTCGTCGAGAAAGTGTTGGTTTCTTAGAGAAGGATACCGTTGAAGAACGCGAGAAAATGGAAGAGGGTGTTGCTCAATTAGAATCGGTTATTGCTGCGTTAGAAGTAAAACGTGAAGGAAATATGCGTGAAATCACGTCCCTACGCACATCTAAAGCTGAGCTGGAAGCAGAAATAATTAAGTTAGAGAAAACATTACATCTGGAGACGGGCGATCTTGATGCAACGACGGCAATTAAAAAAGAATTAAGCGCACGACTTTTGGAGATGGATGAAGAGATAAATAAAGTACAACGGGAGATAGTGGCATTAAATAAAGATCTAGGAACCCTTAAAGAAGAGAAAAATGTATTACGTTCACAGGTTAATGAATTGCGCAATCCTCGCTTGCTCGCGCAGCTTACAGCATTTGAAGAAACCCGTCAACGATTACGGGAAGAAATGTTACGATTAGAATCTGATGCGAAGAATATGGGATCACAGTTAAGTCAATTAATTGCTCCCGAACAAGAGAAAATGAAAGAGATTATTAAACAGCATGATAAAGAAGAAGCGCAGTTTAAAGAAGAGATTCATCGATTGAGTGAATCAGTTCACGATCAAGAAAAAGTACTCGAACAAAAAGAGAAAGACAGTAAAGAATTCTATTCAAAATACAAAGAATTGTTTACGTTGCGTGAAAAAGTAAGCGCGCAAATTACTGCTTTGGAAAATGATACAGAGAAGTGGCGTGAACAGGCTCGATCTAGCGAACGAGATGTGAATTTAGTTTCACTGCAAAATGCGGAAATCAAAGCGAAATTAGCCGGATTGGAGGAAGAGTTTGCGCGATATCCCCATGCGGTTATCCTTGAAAATAAACATGTTGATGAATTAAAACAGGAGATTAGTAAGTTTGAAGTGATGTTAGGACAACTCTCTACCGTAAACATGAAAGCACTCGAAGTATACGACCAAATCGAACAGGAATATAACAAACTTATTGAGAAAAAAGAGAGTCTTGAAAAAGAAAAGACTGATGTGATGATGCTCATGAATGAAATTGAAACGAAGAAAAAAGAACAATTCATGAAAACATTTGAGATGGCTAATGAACATTTCGGCCGAATTTTTTCGACGTTATTTACGAAAGGAAAAGCCTATTTAGAATTAGACAATCCTACTAATCCCTTTGAAGATGGGTTGAGTATTAAAGTAAAAATTAGTGGAAATCGGTTTATGGATTTGAAAGCTCTTTCTGGTGGAGAGAAAACACTCACTGCTCTCTCGTTTATTTTTGCTATCCAGGAATATCAACCAGCCTCATTCTATATCCTTGATGAGATTGATGCAGCATTGGATAAACATAATGCCCAGTTATTAGCTAATTTGATTCAGGCATACAGTGACCGCGCGCAGTATATTGTGATTTCACATAATGATGCGTTGATTTCTCAAGCCAATACGTTGTATGGCGTCTCAATGGTTGATGGCATATCAAAAGTGACGAGTTTAAAGATATAA